The Cryptococcus neoformans var. neoformans B-3501A chromosome 7, whole genome shotgun sequence genome window below encodes:
- a CDS encoding hypothetical protein (HMMPfam hit to TENA_THI-4, TENA/THI-4 family, score: 168.2, E(): 1.7e-47): MASRNELSLEPRTRPHVMTIAGSDSGGGAGIQADLKTIEAFGCYGSSVLTGLTAQNTLGVQAVHVVPTDFVIQQLQSVISDELPKAIKLGMLTCASTIRALAREVSKLNTTIVLDPVMISTSGHTLLPDDAMEALYELYPHVDYLTPNIPEAKNLSGWSHEIKNLDDMIELAKKTNEMTKSPSVLLKGGHAIVSREEVLKYAGKYELIWEEGDDEDDAVEVYNEYKESLDINIKTQKDLVVDLLIKEGEIIAMFVGKKVDSQSTHGTGCTLSAAIACSIAVSSEVADAKSLISVFKRAIGYTQSAIATAFPFGHGHGPLNHGHLSMRRALPFPSKHNPHPFLTHLIQSDLYLWKSYVRHPFVVQLGKGTLPRKCFEHYIKQDYHYLKHYARAHALGAYKADSFEDIKAFTEISLHIARESTMHVAYCQEFGVSLADLEETPESANCSAYARYVIDIGTQGDILDLYMAVASCLVGYGEVGLWLKKQVERGEAKVEDNLYGRWMTDYGGRDFLNAVNRGIGNLERRECVRLESGFWDMGLNLL; this comes from the exons ATGGCAAGCAGAAACGAGCTGTCACTTGAGCCCCGTACCAGACCTCATGTTATGACCATCGCTG GCAGCGACTCTGGCGGCGGTGCTGGTATTCAG GCTGACCTCAAAACTATCGAGGCCTTTGGGTGCTACGGCTCGTCCGTATTGACTGGCCTTACTGCGCAGAACACTCTTGGTGTCCAGGCAGTCCATGTCGTACCGACCGACTTTGTCATCCAGCAACTCCAATCTGTCATTTCAGATGAACTCCCCAAAGCCATCAAGCTCGGAATGCTCACTTGCGCTTCTACCATTCGCGCCCTCGCCCGGGAAGTTTCCAAGCTCAACACAACAATCGTCCTCGACCCTGTCATGATCTCTACCAGCGGTCACACCCTATTACCGGACGATGCTATGGAGGCGCTTTACGAGCTTTATCCCCACGTTGACTATCTTACACCCAATATTCCCGAAGCTAAAAACCTTTCTGGATGGAGTCATGAGATTAAGAACTTGGACGATATGATTGAGCTCGCAAAGAAGACCAACGAGATGACGAAATCCCCTTCTGTGCTTTTAAAAGGTGGACATGCAATTGTTTCTCGTGAAGAGGTGCTCAAGTATGCCGGAAAGTACGAACTTATctgggaggagggcgatgatgaggatgacgcTGTGGAAGTGTACAATGAATACAAGGAATCACTCGATATAAATATCAAAACTCAGAAAgaccttgttgttgacttGTTAATAAAGGAAGGCGAGATCATAGCGATGTTTGTGGGGAAAAAAGTGGACAGCCAGAGTACTCATGGTACCGGATGTACCCTCAGTGCGGCTATCGCTTGTTCTATTGCCGTCTCAAGCGAGGTAGCGGACG CGAAATCCTTGATATCCGTCTTCAAAAGGGCGATCGGTTATACCCAATCTGCCATTGCTACCGCTTTCCCATTTGGTCATGGCCATGGCCCTCTTAACCACGGTCATCTCAGTATGCGCCGAGCTCTCCCTTT TCCATCAAAACACAACCCTCACCCCTTTCTCACACATCTCATTCAGTCTGATCTTTACTTATGGAAATCCTACGTCCGACATCCATTTGTCGTCCAACTCGGTAAGGGTACCCTTCCCAGAAAGTGCTTTGAGCATTACATCAAGCAGGATTATCACTACCTGAAACATT ACGCCCGTGCTCACGCTCTTGGTGCTTACAAAGCCGACAGCTTTGAAGATATCAAAGCGTTCACCGAAATATCCCTGCACATCGCCCGAGAATCCACCATGCACGTCGCCTACTGCCAAGAATTCGGCGTCTCACTCGCCGACCTCGAAGAAACTCCCGAATCAGCAAACTGCTCTGCTTACGCACGGTACGTCATCGATATCGGAACTCAGGGAGATATCCTTGACCTCTACATGGCTGTGGCGTCGTGTTTGGTTGGCTATGGTGAAGTAGGATTGTGGTTGAAAAAGCAGGTGGAAAGGGGGGAAgcaaaggtggaggataaTCTGTATGGAAGGTGGATGACGGATTATGGGGGGAGAGACTTTTTGAATGCAGTGAATAGAGGTATTG GAAACCTGGAACGACGT GAGTGTGTCAGACTCGAGTCTGGGTTCTGGGATATGGGCTTGAATCTACTATAG
- a CDS encoding hypothetical protein (HMMPfam hit to Ferric_reduct, Ferric reductase like transmembrane component, score: 281.9, E(): 1e-81), translating to MPLLNRLFSLVWVGLSALPIVLSSDVVQIKPLITDCAGGALDAIGLVSFSDYPEGSASYTAYCASEYWKTSIAITVATYCSGEEITKGWALLQRYCENYGLLTIEDIDFLVAKVDMSNVSTVDVFQRGQEVFNNTILVDRYSWSMGAKTERVWDREMIFHHAFGWTMYLLLGCAIFVGVLNRLVDMYRTHLIVNAGRTMDRSEIPPSNGFFGKVSVYYQKYLGIPALFGHKHVHSYNWFCIPTRLESLLVFTYVAFNIIFSFAGYNLFRENLYWPGSYSLQVARYIADRTAIMSFYNLPILWCLAGRNDVILWVTGWSFSSMNIFHRWIAIVTAFQGIAHSAAWTWIERDAIALMFQEMYWRAGVFATVTMSLMLPFSIKPIREKWYEFFLIAHIVLALATLILLFYHVTVYGTDYNGWLWGCVAVWVFDRFIRIVRVQVLSFKAAAGNNAVMVATGGEKGLIRLSVTSSIRHTPKPGQHYYLYTPMSITPWENHPFTIGSWEANKSSTTLHFLIGTKDGGTRRMRKMVNKAINGQADLRVLTEGPYGHTSPVHRFDNVLFIAGGSGITAALPYLHDLVSRLSVGKCVTKKATLVWVVKNSDYAADVLSKELSLSHGLNGLEIDIQIHITSKTGVAIPLIEEAEGHALAYNDPSPLPSRTIEKSLPSSSSKASLKETLLIGRPEMRAVLQTSISKLVGSETLAVLSCGPGNMMDDMRAAVVDAYGTGEGKVGSSTLEYFEESFSW from the exons ATGCCTCTTCTTAATCGCCTATTCTCCCTTGTCTGGGTCGGCCTATCTGCCCTCCCGATCGTCCTTTCAAGTGATGTGGTCCAAATCAAACCATTAATCACAGACTGTGCAGGGGGTGCACTTGACGCTATTGGCCTCGTCAGCTTCTCCGACTATCCGGAGGGCTCTGCTTCCTACACCGCTTATTGTGCGTCCGAATACTGGAAAACATCCATTGCTATCACTGTTGCCACATATTGTTCCGGCGAAGAGATCACCAAAGGCTGGGCTCTACTTCAAAGATATTGTGAGAACTATGGTTTGTTGACGATAGAGGACATTGATTTCCTCGTTGCCAAGGTCGACATGAGCAATGTCTCTACAGTCGACGTTTTCCAAAGGGGGCAAGAGGTTTTTAATAACACTATACTTGTCGATAGGTACTCTTGGTCGATGGGTGCTAAGACTGAG AGAGTATGGGATCGCGAAATGATCTTT CACCACGCTTTCGGTTGGACAATGtacctcctccttggctGTGCCATCTTCGTCGGTGTCCTCAACCGTCTAGTTGACATGTACCGTACCCATCTCATCGTCAACGCTGGTAGAACTATGGACCGTTCCGAAATACCTCCTTCAAACGGTTTTTTTGGAAAGGTCAGTGTGTACTACCAAAAGTACCTCGGCATCCCTGCACTCTTTGGTCACAAGCATGTGCATTCGTATAACTGGTTCTGTATCCCTACCAGGCTTGAGAGTCTCCTT GTGTTCACCTACGTTGCattcaacatcatcttcagcttTGCCGGGTATAACCTCTTCCGAGAAAACTTGTA CTGGCCAGGATCGTACAGTCTTCAAGTGGCAAGGTACATTGCCGATCGAACAGCCATCATGTCCTTCTACAACCTTCCTATCCTCTGGTGCTTGGCGGGTAGGAATGATGTTATCCTTTGGGTCACTGGATGGTCTTTCT CGTCGATGAACATCTTTCACCGATGGATTGCTATCGTCACCGCTTTCCAGGGTATCGCTCATTCTGC AGCTTGGACATGGATCGAGAGAGACGCTATTGCATTGATGTTCCAGGAAATGTACTGGAGGGCGGGTGTCTTT GCTACCGTCACCATGAGCCTTATGCTTCCCTTCTCTATCAAGCCCATTCGTGAGAAGTGGTACGAATTTTTCCTCATCGCGCACATTGTACTCGCTCTCGCTACTCTGATCTTGCTCTTCTACCATGTTACTGTCTACGGCACCGATTACAATGGATGGTTATGGGGTTGTGTCGCTGTCTGG GTATTCGACCGATTCATCCGTATCGTCCGTGTCCAAgtcctctccttcaaagcTGCAGCGGGAAACAACGCCGTCATGGTCGCGACGGGGGGTGAAAAAGGACTCATTCGTCTTAGCGTCACCAGCTCCATTCGACATACTCCCAAACCTGGCCAACACTACTATCTTTACACCCCCATGTCTATCACCCCGTGGGAGAACCACCCGTTCACTATCGGTAGTTGGGAAGCCAATAAGTCGAGCACTACTTTGCATTTCTTGATCGGTACCAAAGATGGTGGCACGAGACGAATGAGAAAGATGGTTAACAAAGCTATCAATGGTCAAGCCGATTTGCGAGTACTTACTGAAGGTCCGTACGGCCACACTTCCCCTGTTCACCGATTCGATAATGTCCTCTTTATCGCCGGTGGTAGCGGTATCACCGCCGCATTGCCTTATTTGCACGATCTCGTTTCTCGTCTTTCTGTCGGTAAATGCGTCACGAAGAAAGCCACTCTCGTGTGGGTCGTCAAGAACTCTGACTATGCGGCGGATGTTTTGTCCAAAGAGCTGTCGCTATCGCATGGTCTCAATGGATTGGAAATTGATATTCAGATCCACATCACCTCAAAGACAGGGGTTGCTATACCTCTTAtagaagaagctgaaggcCACGCTTTGGCTTACAATGATCCCTCTCCCTTGCCTTCCCGTACCATCGAAAagtctcttccttcctcttcgtccaaaGCCTCGCTCAAGGAAACATTGCTTATCGGTCGGCCAGAAATGCGCGCCGTTCTTCAAACCTCGATCTCAAAACTTGTAGGCTCTGAGACTCTAGCAGTACTTTCGTGTGGCCCTGGGAACATGATGGACGATATGAGGGCCGCGGTCGTAGACGCGTACGGGACTGGTGAGGGCAAGGTCGGTTCTTCGACGTTGGAGTATTTTGAAGAAAGTTTCTCCTGGTAA